The following proteins come from a genomic window of Chaetodon auriga isolate fChaAug3 chromosome 16, fChaAug3.hap1, whole genome shotgun sequence:
- the LOC143334695 gene encoding trinucleotide repeat-containing gene 6A protein-like isoform X2, producing MAPIRDSVSHSPNQTGLEHPVLDSQYEPSPWSSGSPCSSDSNSNWGKVLVDGSTDKPNNPSSANSSVWPPSSSSFSCSSSSSSSGCGSGSDPELASECMDADSSSSIGSEKNLAAVTTVMMMSANASSSVSSTASSPSSSMVTSAMVVGVSVNGDSNGNSRQVIGGGMGTIGGASNGNNNITGPSHYSVAGSNSIGSNNMGNHNNKPINNSGVWGTQSGSNMITTGGSTPCINGGLNPNTLNPNANHGAWPQNTTPSPVSQGQRPPQAQGMSSKLSLAPQQGPMLGWGSMAAPNNSSMMEDTEVNNGTASSKVLGSSNSGNGGLQPTNLNTESNGPNNTMMMNTTTTTTTNATMTSSPPNSTASPQLSGDCSWGSMGGGNGGPLANGNPSSAPQHPQGELGSTGAFGTPWGATTYPGDKGHPNADTVNPQNPALMQAGNPQISSTAAYKSNNTHNNTGAPRWDQGPTNNPNQPQTNLSWGIGSNQIPGSAGQTPGNGNQTTMGPPAGIPRPWGSSASSSSSSSSSSSTSNKMSNGEWGSTTPGNNNSDAGSHKGSSANNGWKSLEDDAMGMGGGGGGSHGLGSVTGGWGRSGGSEGSGESSGGRSSLDREGSQKGGNRRKANPHSSILPAMTRADLDPRVLSNTGWGQTPIRQNTAWDVTSTSNNQHQGTRGDERKHSGGGSGWGTATPAAPSQTSGGWGGGPGSSGPGTGGSGWGDRTTSGWDSKGPASGGGGQSGWDDGSSYKGSNNTSNTWSNNKDDRSNTWTNAPKLQQGWGSNCGNGSEGWGNGGDGARPGANSHWGEPQKGAGSVGWDSDSDRSGSGCWSEPSRTNTSSSNTWVGSGGSNTPDQSTPNPTSNWGDSVHKPSPQINNQGWGEPMKNNHGAQNWGEPNPKPSSEWGKGPESNTSRGSQGPNKPTGWLGGPMPTVGQKEEVATGWEEPSPESVRRRMEIDDGTAAWGDPGQYSGGSVNMWNRTGQSDQEAMGPSSQHQSQPSHSSKHAPQPMQPIAQDKSCSSGWGEPYSQQKESSTWGEPTTAPPVTVDNGTSAWGKPMDTSSSWDEHSRGEPSRGSRESGSGWGSQHKSAPGPKPMETWCGEEVSMSNSWDQEEEVEIGMWSNSQQDNRSHDQNTWNYKHKGSYKMNKPVNKQDEPWMKPFINQFNSMNFSRDSPDDAMKTGAGMVQDKRMDMGGMGDFNGVMGKNPGSRHQLHKESAMDRSPYYDKNVNPMMGGSSVAQGRGGPQSQITPQPNLRNQVPPPILPSQVPPSLLKYPGGNGGLNPLFGPQQVAVLNQLSQLNQLSQLNQISQLQRLLLQQQQQQQQQQQQKAQSQRVMPVGRQTEQTRPIGSSPSMMQPPRHLDPSLLKQAPPLKPYLDNYLSHNAPEMQKDAAALGSFSNFPLSLNSNLNVSLDMGVGGGSGGGAVSYKEPPQSKLKKLWATDPLEQNSKPGAMSSGLRLEDSPFYDFLSPGPSPLSPPGQSMGSVGDGWPPRANSPPPHGNTVTWPPEFRPGEPWKGYPNIDPETDPYVTPGSVINNLSINTVRDTDHLRDRNNGPSSSLNTTMPSNSAWSSIRASSHSGSLTSTAQSTSARPSESKWSPGGGSVSNSSLAHELWKVPLPSKALSVAAPSRPPPGLTSQKPSSASSGWDSSALRLGGWGSSESRYTPGSSWGDSSSSGRTQWLVLKNLTPQIDGSTLRTLCMQHGPLITFHLNLPHGNAVVCYSSKDEAAKAQKSLHMCVLGNTTILAEFASEEEINRFFAQGQSLATPSSGWQTIGSSQSRMDQSHPFPSRAPEPNQWNSSDLHSSSLWGGPNYSSSLWGSPSGTEAGRISSPSPISSFLPVDHLTGGGDSM from the exons ATGGCTCCCATTCGGGATTCCGTCAGCCACTCCCCTAATCAAACAG GTTTGGAGCATCCAGTCTTGGACTCGCAGTATGAGCCTTCCCCCTGGTCCTCTGGCTCTccctgcagcagtgacagcaacaGCAACTGGGGCAAAGTCCTAGTGGACGGAAGCACCGACAAACCCAACAACCCTTCTTCAGCTAACTCTTCCGTCtggcctccctcctcctcttcattctctTGCtcctcgtcttcttcctcttctggctGTGGGTCAGGATCAGACCCTGAGTTGGCGTCAGAATGCATGGACGCAGACTCTAGCTCCTCGATTGGCTCAGAGAAAAACCTCGCCGCTGTGacaacagtgatgatgatgtcagcaaatgcttcctcctctgtgtcttctaCGGCTTCTTCCCCCTCCTCGTCTATGGTGACTTCTGCCATGGTGGTCGGCGTTTCAGTGAATGGAGACAGCAACGGCAACAGTCGTCAAGTGATTGGTGGAGGGATGGGAACCATTGGCGGTGCAAGTAATGGAAATAATAACATCACTGGGCCCTCCCACTACTCCGTGGCAGGGTCCAACAGTATTGGCAGCAATAACATGGGTAACCACAACAACAAGCCCATCAATAACAGTGGTGTATGGGGCACCCAGTCAGGCAGCAACATGATCACCACCGGTGGAAGCACGCCCTGCATCAATGGAGGGTTAAACCCAAACACTTTAAACCCAAATGCCAACCATGGTGCCTGGCCGCAGAATACAACCCCAAGCCCAGTGTCCCAGGGCCAACGTCCTCCACAGGCTCAGGGGATGAGTTCCAAACTGAGTCTAGCTCCCCAACAGGGTCCCATGCTGGGCTGGGGTAGCATGGCAGCTCCAAACAACAGCAGTATGATGGAAGACACTGAGGTGAATAATGGTACAGCAAGCAGCAAGGTGTTAGGAAGCAGCAACAGTGGAAATGGTGGCCTACAGCCTACCAACCTTAACACTGAATCCAATGGACCAAATAACACTATGATGAtgaatactactactactactactactaatgcCACAATGACCTCTAGTCCACCAAACTCTACAGCCTCACCCCAACTCAGCGGGGATTGTTCCTGGGGCTCTATGGGAGGAGGGAATGGGGGTCCGCTGGCCAATGGAAACCCCTCATCAGCCCCCCAGCACCCCCAAGGTGAGCTGGGGAGTACTGGGGCCTTCGGTACGCCTTGGGGCGCCACTACCTACCCTGGAGACAAGGGCCACCCAAATGCAGACACTGTGAACCCCCAAAACCCTGCCTTAATGCAGGCTGGGAACCCCCAAATTTCCTCTACTGCTGCTTACAAGAGTAATAATACCCACAATAACACTGGGGCCCCACGCTGGGACCAGGGGCCCACCAATAACCCAAACCAGCCCCAGACTAACTTGTCCTGGGGTATTGGCTCAAATCAGATCCCAGGCTCTGCAGGCCAAACACCAGGAAATGGCAACCAGACTACAATGGGTCCTCCAGCAGGGATACCTCGCCCCTGGGGGAGCAGcgcatcttcttcttcctcgtcctcatcatcctcttccACATCTAACAAGATGTCAAATGGAGAATGGGGATCAACAACTCCTGGTAACAACAATTCAGATGCTGGAAGTCATAAAGGAAGCTCTGCCAACAATGGCTGGAAGAGCTTGGAGGATGACGCCATGGGcatgggaggtggaggaggtggaagcCATGGGTTGGGTAGTGTCACTGGAGGCTGGGGTCGCTCTGGAGGAAGCGAAGGAAGTGGCGAAAGCTCCGGTGGCCGTTCCAGCTTAGACAGAGAAGGCAGCCAAAAAGGGGGAAACCGCAGAAAAGCTAACCCCCATTCATCAATACTGCCAGCAATGACCCGGGCTGATTTGGACCCGAGGGTTCTGTCCAACACTGGATGGGGGCAGACACCCATACGGCAGAACACCGCCTGGGATGTCACTTCTACTTCTAACAATCAGCACCAGGGTaccagaggagatgaaagaaagCATAGTGGCGGAGGCTCCGGGTGGGGCACAGCTACACCGGCAGCTCCCTCCCAGACCTCTGGAG GTTGGGGGGGTGGGCCGGGCAGCTCAGGCCCAGGTACAGGAGGATCTGGCTGGGGAGATCGAACAACCTCTGGGTGGGACAGCAAAGGCCCAGCAAGTGGAGGGGGAGGGCAGAGTGGCTGGGACGATGGATCCAGCTACAAGGGGAGCAACAACACCAGTAACACCTGGAGCAATAACAAAGATGACAG GTCCAACACATGGACTAATGCACCCAAACTGCAACAGGGGTGGGGTTCCAATTGTGGAAATGGAAGTGAAGGCTGGGGTAATGGTGGAGATGGTGCCCGACCAGGGGCCAACAGCCATTGGGGGGAGCCCCAAAAAGGTGCAGGCTCAGTGGGCTGGGACAGCGACAGCGACCGGTCAGGGTCTGGATGTTGGAGCGAGCCTAGCCGaaccaacaccagcagcagcaacacctgGGTAGGGAGTGGAGGATCAAATACTCCAGACCAAAGCACTCCAAACCCAACTTCCAACTGGGGCGACTCAGTCCACAAACCCAGTCCTCAGATTAACAACCAGGGCTGGGGTGAGCCGATGAAGAACAACCACGGAGCCCAGAACTGGGGTGAGCCAAATCCCAAGCCCTCCAGCGAGTGGGGAAAGGGCCCTGAATCCAACACGTCCAGAGGCAGTCAAGGCCCTAACAAGCCCACAG GCTGGCTGGGAGGCCCCATGCCCACAGTAGGTCAGAAGGAGGAAGTGGCAACTGGGTGGGAAGAGCCTTCTCCAGAGTCCGTTCGTCGGAGGATGGAGATCGATGACGGGACAGCAGCTTGGGGAGACCCTG GTCAGTACAGTGGTGGATCTGTCAACATGTGGAACAGGACTGGCCAATCAGACCAGGAGGCCATGGGCCCATCCTCTCAGCACCAGTCCCAACCATCACACAGCTCGAAGCATGCTCCCCAGCCCATGCAGCCCATTGCGCAGGAcaaaagctgcagctctg gtTGGGGTGAGCCTTACTCCCAGCAGAAGGAGTCCTCGACATGGGGTGAGCCTACCACTGCTCCACCTGTGACAGTGGACAACGGGACGTCTGCCTGGGGGAAGCCCATGGACACCAGCTCCAGCTGGGATGAACACAGCAGGGGTGAACCCAGCAGGGGAAGCAGAGAGTCTGGCTCTGGATGGGGCAGCCAGCATAAGTCTG CTCCAGGTCCCAAGCCCATGGAGACGTGGTGTGGTGAGGAGGTGTCCATGAGCAATAGCTGGGAccaggaagaggaggtggagattgGCATGTGGAGCAACAGCCAACAGGACAACCGATCCCATGACCAAAACACCTGGAACTACAAGCATAAAGGCTCCTACAAG ATGAACAAACCAGTCAATAAACAGGATGAACCCTGGATGAAACCCTTCATCAACCAGTTCAACAGCATGAACTTCTCT AGAGACTCTCCTGATGACGCCATGAAGACAGGAGCAGGGATGGTGCAGGACAAGCGTATGGACATGGGCGGTATGGGAGACTTCAATGGAGTAATGGGGAAGAACCCTGGGTCTCGACACCAGCTCCACAAGGAGTCTGCCATGGATCGCAGCCCTTACTATGACAAG AATGTAAACCCTATGATGGGTGGCAGCAGCGTAGCACAGGGCCGAGGCGGCCCCCAGTCCCAGATCACCCCCCAACCTAACCTTCGTAACCAAGTGCCTCCACCCATCCTGCCCTCTCAG GTCCCTCCATCCCTGTTGAAGTACCCAGGAGGTAACGGAGGTCTGAACCCTCTGTTTGGCCCTCAGCAGGTGGCTGTGCTCAACCAACTCTCCCAGCTCAATCAGCTGTCACAGCTCAACCAGATCAGCCAGTTACAG cgtcttctcctccagcagcagcaacaacagcaacagcagcagcagcagaaggctCAGAGCCAGAGAGTCATGCCTGTGGGACGGCAGactgaacag ACACGTCCTATTGGTTCGTCTCCATCAATGATGCAGCCCCCACGGCATCTGGACCCCTCCCTGCTGAAACAGGCCCCACCCCTCAAACCGTACCTGGATAACTACTTGTCCCACAATGCCCCTGAGATGCAGAAGGATGCTGCTGCTCTCGGATCCTTCAGCAACTTCCCTTTAA GCTTGAACTCTAACCTGAATGTATCCCTGGACATGGGGGttggtggtggtagtggtggcGGAGCTGTGAGCTACAAAGAGCCTCCCCAGTCCAAACTGAAGAAACTTTGGGCTACTGACCCTCTGGAGCAGAACAGCAAACCTG GTGCTATGTCGTCTGGGCTGCGTCTGGAGGACTCTCCCTTCTatgacttcctgtctcctggCCCATCTCCCCTGAGTCCTCCCGGCCAATCAATGGGCTCGGTGGGCGATGGCTGGCCGCCCCGTGCCAACTCTCCCCCACCCCATGGAAACACTGTCACCTGGCCCCCAG agttcCGGCCCGGGGAGCCTTGGAAAGGTTACCCCAACATTGACCCTGAGACTGACCCTTATGTGACCCCCGGCAGTGTCATCAACAACCTCTCCATCAACACCGTCCGCGACACAGACCACCTCAGGGACAGGAACAACG GGCCATCCTCATCACTGAACACCACGATGCCTTCTAACAGTGCCTGGTCATCCATTCGTGCCTCCAGCCACAGCGGTTCCCTCACCAGTACAGCACAAAGCACTTCAG CCAGACCCAGTGAGTCAAAGTGGTCTCCAGGCGGCGGTTCTGTGTCCAACTCCTCCCTGGCCCATGAGCTGTGGAAGGTCCCCCTGCCTTCCAAGGCGCTGTCTGTGGCGGCCCCCTCCAGACCACCACCCGGCCTCACCAGCCAGAAGcccagctctgcctcctccgGCTGGGACAGCTCTGCCCTGAGGCTGGGAGGGTGGGGCTCCTCTGAGTCCAGATACACACCTG GTTCCAGTTGGGgcgacagcagcagctcagggagAACCCAATGGCTTGTTCTGAAAAATCTCACACCTCAG atTGACGGCTCTACCCTGAGGACTTTGTGCATGCAGCACGGCCCTCTGATCACATTCCACCTCAACCTGCCGCATGGTAATGCCGTGGTATGCTACAGCTCCAAGGATGAGGCCGCCAAGGCCCAGAAGAGCCTGCACAT gtgtgttttgggGAACACTACTATTCTGGCTGAGTTTGCCAGCGAGGAGGAAATCAACCGTTTCTTTGCACAAGGGCAGTCATTGGCCACTCCCTCCTCTGGCTGGCAGACCATTGGCTCGTCTCAGAGCAGAATGGATCAGTCTCACCCCTTTCCCAGCCGCGCTCCTGAACCTAACCAGTGGAACAGCAGCGATCTCCACAGCTCCTCCCTCTGGGGCGGGCCCAACTATTCCAGTAGCCTGTGGGGGAGCCCCAGTGGCACCGAGGCGGGGAGGATCAGCAGCCCGTCTCCAATCAGCTCCTTCCTCCCGGTGGATCACTTGACAGGTGGAGGGGACTCCATGTGA
- the LOC143334695 gene encoding trinucleotide repeat-containing gene 6A protein-like isoform X3: protein MDADSSSSIGSEKNLAAVTTVMMMSANASSSVSSTASSPSSSMVTSAMVVGVSVNGDSNGNSRQVIGGGMGTIGGASNGNNNITGPSHYSVAGSNSIGSNNMGNHNNKPINNSGVWGTQSGSNMITTGGSTPCINGGLNPNTLNPNANHGAWPQNTTPSPVSQGQRPPQAQGMSSKLSLAPQQGPMLGWGSMAAPNNSSMMEDTEVNNGTASSKVLGSSNSGNGGLQPTNLNTESNGPNNTMMMNTTTTTTTNATMTSSPPNSTASPQLSGDCSWGSMGGGNGGPLANGNPSSAPQHPQGELGSTGAFGTPWGATTYPGDKGHPNADTVNPQNPALMQAGNPQISSTAAYKSNNTHNNTGAPRWDQGPTNNPNQPQTNLSWGIGSNQIPGSAGQTPGNGNQTTMGPPAGIPRPWGSSASSSSSSSSSSSTSNKMSNGEWGSTTPGNNNSDAGSHKGSSANNGWKSLEDDAMGMGGGGGGSHGLGSVTGGWGRSGGSEGSGESSGGRSSLDREGSQKGGNRRKANPHSSILPAMTRADLDPRVLSNTGWGQTPIRQNTAWDVTSTSNNQHQGTRGDERKHSGGGSGWGTATPAAPSQTSGGWGGGPGSSGPGTGGSGWGDRTTSGWDSKGPASGGGGQSGWDDGSSYKGSNNTSNTWSNNKDDRSNTWTNAPKLQQGWGSNCGNGSEGWGNGGDGARPGANSHWGEPQKGAGSVGWDSDSDRSGSGCWSEPSRTNTSSSNTWVGSGGSNTPDQSTPNPTSNWGDSVHKPSPQINNQGWGEPMKNNHGAQNWGEPNPKPSSEWGKGPESNTSRGSQGPNKPTGWLGGPMPTVGQKEEVATGWEEPSPESVRRRMEIDDGTAAWGDPGQYSGGSVNMWNRTGQSDQEAMGPSSQHQSQPSHSSKHAPQPMQPIAQDKSCSSGWGEPYSQQKESSTWGEPTTAPPVTVDNGTSAWGKPMDTSSSWDEHSRGEPSRGSRESGSGWGSQHKSAPGPKPMETWCGEEVSMSNSWDQEEEVEIGMWSNSQQDNRSHDQNTWNYKHKGSYKMNKPVNKQDEPWMKPFINQFNSMNFSRDSPDDAMKTGAGMVQDKRMDMGGMGDFNGVMGKNPGSRHQLHKESAMDRSPYYDKLSVSPSAYDSQASDEHSTNQSMTFSPSNSAQPIPCLDSGPSPAHSSSGGARQNVNPMMGGSSVAQGRGGPQSQITPQPNLRNQVPPPILPSQVPPSLLKYPGGNGGLNPLFGPQQVAVLNQLSQLNQLSQLNQISQLQRLLLQQQQQQQQQQQQKAQSQRVMPVGRQTEQTRPIGSSPSMMQPPRHLDPSLLKQAPPLKPYLDNYLSHNAPEMQKDAAALGSFSNFPLSLNSNLNVSLDMGVGGGSGGGAVSYKEPPQSKLKKLWATDPLEQNSKPGAMSSGLRLEDSPFYDFLSPGPSPLSPPGQSMGSVGDGWPPRANSPPPHGNTVTWPPEFRPGEPWKGYPNIDPETDPYVTPGSVINNLSINTVRDTDHLRDRNNGPSSSLNTTMPSNSAWSSIRASSHSGSLTSTAQSTSARPSESKWSPGGGSVSNSSLAHELWKVPLPSKALSVAAPSRPPPGLTSQKPSSASSGWDSSALRLGGWGSSESRYTPGSSWGDSSSSGRTQWLVLKNLTPQIDGSTLRTLCMQHGPLITFHLNLPHGNAVVCYSSKDEAAKAQKSLHMCVLGNTTILAEFASEEEINRFFAQGQSLATPSSGWQTIGSSQSRMDQSHPFPSRAPEPNQWNSSDLHSSSLWGGPNYSSSLWGSPSGTEAGRISSPSPISSFLPVDHLTGGGDSM, encoded by the exons ATGGACGCAGACTCTAGCTCCTCGATTGGCTCAGAGAAAAACCTCGCCGCTGTGacaacagtgatgatgatgtcagcaaatgcttcctcctctgtgtcttctaCGGCTTCTTCCCCCTCCTCGTCTATGGTGACTTCTGCCATGGTGGTCGGCGTTTCAGTGAATGGAGACAGCAACGGCAACAGTCGTCAAGTGATTGGTGGAGGGATGGGAACCATTGGCGGTGCAAGTAATGGAAATAATAACATCACTGGGCCCTCCCACTACTCCGTGGCAGGGTCCAACAGTATTGGCAGCAATAACATGGGTAACCACAACAACAAGCCCATCAATAACAGTGGTGTATGGGGCACCCAGTCAGGCAGCAACATGATCACCACCGGTGGAAGCACGCCCTGCATCAATGGAGGGTTAAACCCAAACACTTTAAACCCAAATGCCAACCATGGTGCCTGGCCGCAGAATACAACCCCAAGCCCAGTGTCCCAGGGCCAACGTCCTCCACAGGCTCAGGGGATGAGTTCCAAACTGAGTCTAGCTCCCCAACAGGGTCCCATGCTGGGCTGGGGTAGCATGGCAGCTCCAAACAACAGCAGTATGATGGAAGACACTGAGGTGAATAATGGTACAGCAAGCAGCAAGGTGTTAGGAAGCAGCAACAGTGGAAATGGTGGCCTACAGCCTACCAACCTTAACACTGAATCCAATGGACCAAATAACACTATGATGAtgaatactactactactactactactaatgcCACAATGACCTCTAGTCCACCAAACTCTACAGCCTCACCCCAACTCAGCGGGGATTGTTCCTGGGGCTCTATGGGAGGAGGGAATGGGGGTCCGCTGGCCAATGGAAACCCCTCATCAGCCCCCCAGCACCCCCAAGGTGAGCTGGGGAGTACTGGGGCCTTCGGTACGCCTTGGGGCGCCACTACCTACCCTGGAGACAAGGGCCACCCAAATGCAGACACTGTGAACCCCCAAAACCCTGCCTTAATGCAGGCTGGGAACCCCCAAATTTCCTCTACTGCTGCTTACAAGAGTAATAATACCCACAATAACACTGGGGCCCCACGCTGGGACCAGGGGCCCACCAATAACCCAAACCAGCCCCAGACTAACTTGTCCTGGGGTATTGGCTCAAATCAGATCCCAGGCTCTGCAGGCCAAACACCAGGAAATGGCAACCAGACTACAATGGGTCCTCCAGCAGGGATACCTCGCCCCTGGGGGAGCAGcgcatcttcttcttcctcgtcctcatcatcctcttccACATCTAACAAGATGTCAAATGGAGAATGGGGATCAACAACTCCTGGTAACAACAATTCAGATGCTGGAAGTCATAAAGGAAGCTCTGCCAACAATGGCTGGAAGAGCTTGGAGGATGACGCCATGGGcatgggaggtggaggaggtggaagcCATGGGTTGGGTAGTGTCACTGGAGGCTGGGGTCGCTCTGGAGGAAGCGAAGGAAGTGGCGAAAGCTCCGGTGGCCGTTCCAGCTTAGACAGAGAAGGCAGCCAAAAAGGGGGAAACCGCAGAAAAGCTAACCCCCATTCATCAATACTGCCAGCAATGACCCGGGCTGATTTGGACCCGAGGGTTCTGTCCAACACTGGATGGGGGCAGACACCCATACGGCAGAACACCGCCTGGGATGTCACTTCTACTTCTAACAATCAGCACCAGGGTaccagaggagatgaaagaaagCATAGTGGCGGAGGCTCCGGGTGGGGCACAGCTACACCGGCAGCTCCCTCCCAGACCTCTGGAG GTTGGGGGGGTGGGCCGGGCAGCTCAGGCCCAGGTACAGGAGGATCTGGCTGGGGAGATCGAACAACCTCTGGGTGGGACAGCAAAGGCCCAGCAAGTGGAGGGGGAGGGCAGAGTGGCTGGGACGATGGATCCAGCTACAAGGGGAGCAACAACACCAGTAACACCTGGAGCAATAACAAAGATGACAG GTCCAACACATGGACTAATGCACCCAAACTGCAACAGGGGTGGGGTTCCAATTGTGGAAATGGAAGTGAAGGCTGGGGTAATGGTGGAGATGGTGCCCGACCAGGGGCCAACAGCCATTGGGGGGAGCCCCAAAAAGGTGCAGGCTCAGTGGGCTGGGACAGCGACAGCGACCGGTCAGGGTCTGGATGTTGGAGCGAGCCTAGCCGaaccaacaccagcagcagcaacacctgGGTAGGGAGTGGAGGATCAAATACTCCAGACCAAAGCACTCCAAACCCAACTTCCAACTGGGGCGACTCAGTCCACAAACCCAGTCCTCAGATTAACAACCAGGGCTGGGGTGAGCCGATGAAGAACAACCACGGAGCCCAGAACTGGGGTGAGCCAAATCCCAAGCCCTCCAGCGAGTGGGGAAAGGGCCCTGAATCCAACACGTCCAGAGGCAGTCAAGGCCCTAACAAGCCCACAG GCTGGCTGGGAGGCCCCATGCCCACAGTAGGTCAGAAGGAGGAAGTGGCAACTGGGTGGGAAGAGCCTTCTCCAGAGTCCGTTCGTCGGAGGATGGAGATCGATGACGGGACAGCAGCTTGGGGAGACCCTG GTCAGTACAGTGGTGGATCTGTCAACATGTGGAACAGGACTGGCCAATCAGACCAGGAGGCCATGGGCCCATCCTCTCAGCACCAGTCCCAACCATCACACAGCTCGAAGCATGCTCCCCAGCCCATGCAGCCCATTGCGCAGGAcaaaagctgcagctctg gtTGGGGTGAGCCTTACTCCCAGCAGAAGGAGTCCTCGACATGGGGTGAGCCTACCACTGCTCCACCTGTGACAGTGGACAACGGGACGTCTGCCTGGGGGAAGCCCATGGACACCAGCTCCAGCTGGGATGAACACAGCAGGGGTGAACCCAGCAGGGGAAGCAGAGAGTCTGGCTCTGGATGGGGCAGCCAGCATAAGTCTG CTCCAGGTCCCAAGCCCATGGAGACGTGGTGTGGTGAGGAGGTGTCCATGAGCAATAGCTGGGAccaggaagaggaggtggagattgGCATGTGGAGCAACAGCCAACAGGACAACCGATCCCATGACCAAAACACCTGGAACTACAAGCATAAAGGCTCCTACAAG ATGAACAAACCAGTCAATAAACAGGATGAACCCTGGATGAAACCCTTCATCAACCAGTTCAACAGCATGAACTTCTCT AGAGACTCTCCTGATGACGCCATGAAGACAGGAGCAGGGATGGTGCAGGACAAGCGTATGGACATGGGCGGTATGGGAGACTTCAATGGAGTAATGGGGAAGAACCCTGGGTCTCGACACCAGCTCCACAAGGAGTCTGCCATGGATCGCAGCCCTTACTATGACAAG CTGTCTGTTTCCCCCTCTGCTTATGATAGCCAAGCTTCTGATGAGCACTCCACCAATCAAAGCATGACCTTTTCCCCATCCAATTCTGCTCAGCCTATCCCCTGTCTCGACTCTGGGCCGTCTCCCGCCCACTCTAGTTCTGGGGGCGCTCGGCAG AATGTAAACCCTATGATGGGTGGCAGCAGCGTAGCACAGGGCCGAGGCGGCCCCCAGTCCCAGATCACCCCCCAACCTAACCTTCGTAACCAAGTGCCTCCACCCATCCTGCCCTCTCAG GTCCCTCCATCCCTGTTGAAGTACCCAGGAGGTAACGGAGGTCTGAACCCTCTGTTTGGCCCTCAGCAGGTGGCTGTGCTCAACCAACTCTCCCAGCTCAATCAGCTGTCACAGCTCAACCAGATCAGCCAGTTACAG cgtcttctcctccagcagcagcaacaacagcaacagcagcagcagcagaaggctCAGAGCCAGAGAGTCATGCCTGTGGGACGGCAGactgaacag ACACGTCCTATTGGTTCGTCTCCATCAATGATGCAGCCCCCACGGCATCTGGACCCCTCCCTGCTGAAACAGGCCCCACCCCTCAAACCGTACCTGGATAACTACTTGTCCCACAATGCCCCTGAGATGCAGAAGGATGCTGCTGCTCTCGGATCCTTCAGCAACTTCCCTTTAA GCTTGAACTCTAACCTGAATGTATCCCTGGACATGGGGGttggtggtggtagtggtggcGGAGCTGTGAGCTACAAAGAGCCTCCCCAGTCCAAACTGAAGAAACTTTGGGCTACTGACCCTCTGGAGCAGAACAGCAAACCTG GTGCTATGTCGTCTGGGCTGCGTCTGGAGGACTCTCCCTTCTatgacttcctgtctcctggCCCATCTCCCCTGAGTCCTCCCGGCCAATCAATGGGCTCGGTGGGCGATGGCTGGCCGCCCCGTGCCAACTCTCCCCCACCCCATGGAAACACTGTCACCTGGCCCCCAG agttcCGGCCCGGGGAGCCTTGGAAAGGTTACCCCAACATTGACCCTGAGACTGACCCTTATGTGACCCCCGGCAGTGTCATCAACAACCTCTCCATCAACACCGTCCGCGACACAGACCACCTCAGGGACAGGAACAACG GGCCATCCTCATCACTGAACACCACGATGCCTTCTAACAGTGCCTGGTCATCCATTCGTGCCTCCAGCCACAGCGGTTCCCTCACCAGTACAGCACAAAGCACTTCAG CCAGACCCAGTGAGTCAAAGTGGTCTCCAGGCGGCGGTTCTGTGTCCAACTCCTCCCTGGCCCATGAGCTGTGGAAGGTCCCCCTGCCTTCCAAGGCGCTGTCTGTGGCGGCCCCCTCCAGACCACCACCCGGCCTCACCAGCCAGAAGcccagctctgcctcctccgGCTGGGACAGCTCTGCCCTGAGGCTGGGAGGGTGGGGCTCCTCTGAGTCCAGATACACACCTG GTTCCAGTTGGGgcgacagcagcagctcagggagAACCCAATGGCTTGTTCTGAAAAATCTCACACCTCAG atTGACGGCTCTACCCTGAGGACTTTGTGCATGCAGCACGGCCCTCTGATCACATTCCACCTCAACCTGCCGCATGGTAATGCCGTGGTATGCTACAGCTCCAAGGATGAGGCCGCCAAGGCCCAGAAGAGCCTGCACAT gtgtgttttgggGAACACTACTATTCTGGCTGAGTTTGCCAGCGAGGAGGAAATCAACCGTTTCTTTGCACAAGGGCAGTCATTGGCCACTCCCTCCTCTGGCTGGCAGACCATTGGCTCGTCTCAGAGCAGAATGGATCAGTCTCACCCCTTTCCCAGCCGCGCTCCTGAACCTAACCAGTGGAACAGCAGCGATCTCCACAGCTCCTCCCTCTGGGGCGGGCCCAACTATTCCAGTAGCCTGTGGGGGAGCCCCAGTGGCACCGAGGCGGGGAGGATCAGCAGCCCGTCTCCAATCAGCTCCTTCCTCCCGGTGGATCACTTGACAGGTGGAGGGGACTCCATGTGA